A part of Variovorax sp. HW608 genomic DNA contains:
- a CDS encoding TauD/TfdA dioxygenase family protein: MNVKRVAGALGAEISGIDLRQPLTESTAALVREALLTHKVIFFHRQALDPAQFLQFARAFGNPIEYPFVKGIDGFREIIEVKKLEHERINFGGVWHSDTTYLEEPPMGTLLMSKEIPPYGGDTMFANQAAAYRGLSDTMKRLLEGLKGISSSAKADVSKTREDRIRTDGQGASSKDYTASHPIVRTHPETGEKALYVNVAHTVGIEGLTEDESAPLLRFLFEHQVKPDFTCRFIWQPESIAFWDNRATMHNPVNDYHGFRRVMQRITLAGTKPC; the protein is encoded by the coding sequence ATGAACGTCAAACGCGTCGCAGGTGCTCTGGGCGCTGAAATCTCAGGCATCGACCTGCGGCAGCCACTCACCGAATCGACCGCCGCGCTGGTGCGCGAAGCGCTCCTGACGCACAAGGTCATCTTCTTCCATCGCCAGGCTCTCGACCCGGCGCAGTTCCTGCAGTTTGCACGCGCGTTCGGCAACCCGATCGAATATCCGTTCGTGAAAGGCATCGACGGGTTTCGCGAGATCATCGAAGTGAAGAAGCTCGAACATGAACGAATCAATTTCGGCGGCGTGTGGCACTCCGACACCACCTATCTCGAAGAGCCGCCCATGGGCACGCTGCTCATGTCCAAGGAGATCCCACCGTATGGCGGCGACACGATGTTCGCCAACCAGGCGGCGGCCTATCGGGGCCTCTCGGACACGATGAAGCGCCTGCTGGAAGGTCTGAAGGGCATCTCCAGTTCGGCCAAGGCGGACGTGTCCAAGACGCGGGAGGACCGCATCAGGACCGACGGCCAGGGCGCTTCCTCCAAAGACTACACGGCGAGCCACCCCATCGTGCGTACACACCCGGAAACGGGCGAGAAGGCGTTGTACGTCAACGTCGCCCACACGGTGGGAATCGAAGGCCTGACCGAGGACGAAAGCGCCCCTCTCTTGCGCTTCCTGTTCGAGCATCAGGTCAAACCGGATTTCACCTGCCGTTTCATCTGGCAGCCGGAATCCATTGCCTTCTGGGACAACCGCGCGACGATGCACAACCCGGTGAACGACTACCACGGCTTCCGTCGCGTCATGCAGCGGATCACGCTCGCGGGGACGAAGCCTTGCTAG
- a CDS encoding ArgK/MeaB family GTPase yields the protein MTERRPLDRQGLGRALTALANASAGAAMDTSDDTGGWHARRIGITGAPGAGKSTLCGNLALHRLPRGRVGVLAVDPSSPKSGGAILGDRVRMDELPGSAELFIRSIASRSTTDGLSDNLPEMLDLMDRYRFDEVLLETVGVGQAEYAVRQQVDTLVLVLLPESGDVVQAMKAGIMEMADIFVVNKSDLQGAQKMATDIKRIAAITPRPATAWRPPVLLVSSSKAESVAVLSAEIDRHQQWLASTDAAAGLRRNRARYRLRRLLERRIAEVVAKLDADQLDAPMDVLLRHSIESLCAEAFHPTGPSKASSPRA from the coding sequence ATGACCGAGCGCCGGCCGCTGGATCGGCAGGGTCTCGGGCGCGCATTGACCGCACTGGCGAATGCGAGCGCGGGCGCGGCGATGGATACGTCTGACGACACCGGCGGCTGGCACGCGCGTCGCATCGGCATCACGGGCGCGCCCGGCGCGGGGAAGAGCACCCTCTGCGGGAACCTTGCGCTGCACCGGCTGCCGCGAGGACGCGTGGGCGTGCTCGCCGTCGATCCGAGCAGTCCGAAGTCCGGCGGCGCGATCCTTGGCGATCGCGTCCGGATGGATGAGCTGCCCGGAAGCGCGGAGCTGTTCATTCGCTCCATCGCCTCACGGTCCACCACCGACGGCCTGTCGGACAACCTTCCGGAGATGCTCGATCTGATGGACCGATACCGGTTCGACGAAGTGCTTCTCGAAACCGTTGGCGTGGGGCAGGCGGAATACGCGGTGCGGCAACAGGTCGACACGCTGGTGCTGGTGCTGCTGCCCGAGAGCGGCGACGTGGTGCAGGCGATGAAGGCGGGCATCATGGAAATGGCCGACATCTTCGTCGTCAACAAGTCCGACCTTCAGGGCGCGCAGAAGATGGCGACCGACATCAAGCGGATCGCCGCGATCACCCCGCGCCCCGCGACTGCCTGGCGGCCACCCGTGCTGCTGGTTTCGTCATCGAAGGCGGAATCCGTGGCCGTGCTCTCCGCGGAAATCGATCGCCACCAGCAATGGCTGGCAAGCACGGATGCGGCCGCGGGCCTGCGGCGCAATCGGGCGCGCTATCGCCTGCGGCGCCTGCTGGAGCGACGCATCGCAGAGGTGGTCGCGAAACTGGATGCCGACCAACTCGATGCGCCGATGGATGTTCTGCTGCGGCATTCGATCGAGAGTCTCTGCGCAGAGGCGTTCCACCCGACGGGTCCTAGCAAGGCTTCGTCCCCGCGAGCGTGA